From a region of the Dictyostelium discoideum AX4 chromosome 2 chromosome, whole genome shotgun sequence genome:
- a CDS encoding pseudouridine synthase family protein has protein sequence MSQQQQIKSYDGRIPPTDPKYETIYLDKEYIVVNKPFDVNIDDETGERLTTVVKYIETEYPEHFGNVRFVNRIDYATSGLVVVSFNKKSTTVAMELFQSRETSKTYLAIVHGHMEFDESIIDKPIQYDTSDENSFKMCVVEDINNNNNNNNNNNNNNNNNNNNNNNNNNNNNNNNNNNNNNNNNNNNNNQSTTTTTITTTTTIKNKSNPAKASQTSYKVLERGYLKINNDEYIPITKVMLFPKTGRRHQLRVHLLSIGHVIVGDETYGPKDSTIHRMMLHSWKLILPFKHRSHINVQCNDPFLELTISQTIPPKNK, from the exons atgtctcaacaacaacaaatcaaATCATATGATGGTAGAATACCACCAACAGACCCAAAATATGAAACTATTTATTTAGATAAAGAATATATTGTTGTAAATAAACCATTTG atgtAAATATCGATGATGAAACTGGTGAAAGATTAACAACAGTTGTAAAATATATTGAAACTGAATATCCAGAACATTTTGGTAATGTTAGATTTGTAAATAGAATTGATTATGCGACATCTGGTTTAGTAGTTGtctcatttaataaaaagtcAACAACTGTTGCAATGGAATTATTTCAATCTAGAGAAACCTCTAAAACTTATTTAGCAATTGTTCATGGTCATATGGAATTTGATGaatcaataattgataaacctATACAATATGATACATCTGatgaaaattcttttaaaatgtGTGTTGTTGaggatattaataataataataataataataataataataataataataataataataataataataataataataataataataataataataataataataataataataataataataataataataataataataataataatcaatcaacaacaacaacaacaataacaacaacaacaacaattaaaaataaatcaaatccaGCTAAAGCATCACAAACTTCTTATAAAGTTTTGGAAAGaggttatttaaaaattaataatgatgaatatATTCCAATTACAAAAGTAATGTTATTCCCAAAGACTGGTAGAAGACATCAATTAAGGGTTCATTTATTATCGATTGGACATGTGATTGTTGGTGATGAAACTTATGGTCCTAAAGATTCAACAATTCATAGAATGATGTTACATTCttggaaattaattttaccatTTAAGCATAGATCTCACATTAATGTTCAATGTAATGATCCATTTCTGGAATTAACTATCTCTCAAACAATACCacccaaaaataaataa